From a region of the Poecile atricapillus isolate bPoeAtr1 chromosome 4, bPoeAtr1.hap1, whole genome shotgun sequence genome:
- the LOC131579297 gene encoding cytochrome c oxidase assembly protein COX18, mitochondrial isoform X1 yields MWRLARAGARAPPALAAAAAAAGAGHGGTEGWYEWAARSAPVHWAEGGLAALQEATGLPCWAAIAGGAAVLRSAVTLPLAAHQGRLLAKLENLQPEVKELAKRLRYEVSVRGKQLGWSEKVARFHFRKNMRRILTELYVRDNCHPFKATVLLWVQVPMWVCVSLALRNCSVGALGPAVQEQFSSGGALWFRDLTAPDSTWILPVALGLVNLLVVEIFASQRKMPVSRFQNLVTNLFRVVSVVMIPIAATVPSSMALYWLSSSLVGLCHNLLLRSPAFRRLCCIPRTKSHSDTPYRDMVAALAAKYSFRKQQH; encoded by the exons ATGTGGCGGCTGGCGCGGGCGGGCGCGCGGGCCCCGCCGGCcctggcggcggcggcggcggcggcgggagcggggcacGGCGGCACCGAGGGCTGGTACGAGTGGGCGGCTCGGTCCGCGCCCGTGCACTGGGCCGAGGGCGGGCTGGCGGCGCTGCAGGAGGCCACCGGGCTGCCCTGCTGGGCCGCCATCGCCGGCGGGGCCGCCGTGCTGCGCAGCGCCGTGACCCTCCCGCTGGCCGCGCACCAGGGGCGGCTGCTGGCTAAG CTGGAAAACCTGCAGCCTGAGGTGAAGGAACTTGCCAAGCGCCTTCGCTATGAAGTGTCCGTGCGTGGAAAGCAGCTGGGCTGGTCTGAAAAGGTGGCCAG GTTCCACTTCAGGAAGAACATGCGGCGGATCCTGACGGAGCTGTACGTCCGGGACAACTGCCACCCCTTCAAAGCCACCGtgctgctgtgggtgcaggTCCCCATGTGGGTGTGCGTGTCCCTGGCTCTGCGCAACTGCAGCGTCGGCGCCCTGGGCCCAGCAG TACAAGAGCAGTTTTCCTCAGGAGGAGCACTGTGGTTTAGAGACCTGACGGCACCCGACTCCACGTGGATTTTGCCAGTAGCCCTGGGGCTGGTGAATTTGCTGGTGGTGGAG ATCTTTGCCTCCCAAAGAAAAATGCCAGTTTCCCGCTTCCAGAACCTCGTTACCAACTTGTTCCGCGTGGTGTCGGTGGTGATGATCCCTATTGCTGCCACAGTGCCCTCT TCCATGGCGCTGTACTGGCTGTCCTCGAGCCTCGTGGGGCTGTGCCACAACCTCCTGCTGCGCTCTCCCGCCTTCCGCCGCCTCTGCTGCATTCCAAGGACCAAATCCCACTCGGATACTCCTTACAGGGACATGGTGGCTGCCTTGGCTGCCAAGTACAGCttcaggaaacagcagcactga
- the LOC131579297 gene encoding cytochrome c oxidase assembly protein COX18, mitochondrial isoform X2: MRRILTELYVRDNCHPFKATVLLWVQVPMWVCVSLALRNCSVGALGPAVQEQFSSGGALWFRDLTAPDSTWILPVALGLVNLLVVEIFASQRKMPVSRFQNLVTNLFRVVSVVMIPIAATVPSSMALYWLSSSLVGLCHNLLLRSPAFRRLCCIPRTKSHSDTPYRDMVAALAAKYSFRKQQH; the protein is encoded by the exons ATGCGGCGGATCCTGACGGAGCTGTACGTCCGGGACAACTGCCACCCCTTCAAAGCCACCGtgctgctgtgggtgcaggTCCCCATGTGGGTGTGCGTGTCCCTGGCTCTGCGCAACTGCAGCGTCGGCGCCCTGGGCCCAGCAG TACAAGAGCAGTTTTCCTCAGGAGGAGCACTGTGGTTTAGAGACCTGACGGCACCCGACTCCACGTGGATTTTGCCAGTAGCCCTGGGGCTGGTGAATTTGCTGGTGGTGGAG ATCTTTGCCTCCCAAAGAAAAATGCCAGTTTCCCGCTTCCAGAACCTCGTTACCAACTTGTTCCGCGTGGTGTCGGTGGTGATGATCCCTATTGCTGCCACAGTGCCCTCT TCCATGGCGCTGTACTGGCTGTCCTCGAGCCTCGTGGGGCTGTGCCACAACCTCCTGCTGCGCTCTCCCGCCTTCCGCCGCCTCTGCTGCATTCCAAGGACCAAATCCCACTCGGATACTCCTTACAGGGACATGGTGGCTGCCTTGGCTGCCAAGTACAGCttcaggaaacagcagcactga